GTCCGCAACGTTGCTGCCGGTGTTCGCCGGGCCCTCCAACATTGCTTCATGCAGAGCGTTCACCTGACGCCGCAGCCGATGCGGAAGTACCTGCTCGAGCTTCCTCAACGCCCCCGCGCTGCTGTCCTCGATCCCGCTGACACCGCGACCCGCACGCAGGCCGATCGCGATGGCCACCGCCTCCTCGTCGCTCAGCAGCAACGGCGGCAGCTTCGCCCCGACGCCGAGCTGGTAGTAGCCGGCGGGCCCGCGGACCGCTTCCACGGGATAGCCAAGGTCACGCAACCTGTCGATGTCGTTGCGGACCGTGCGGGTGGTGACCGCGAGTTGGTCCGCCAGCTCCGATCCCGTCCAGTTCGGTCGCGACTGCAGCAACGCCAGCAGCGCGAGCAGCCGGGACGAAGTCTCAAGCATGTCGAGGATCGTCGCATAAATAGGAACGAAGTGTTCCTATACGGGTTCTAGCGTAAGTGCCATGACGAAGACCACGAACGACATCCGCCCGTTCCGCGTCGAGGTTTCGCAGGCCGATCTTGAGGACCTCGGCGAGCGCCTGGCCCGCACCCGGCTGCCGCGGCCCGCTCCCACCGACGACTGGGAGTACGGCGTCCCGAACAGCTACCTCGCCGAGACCGTCGAATACTGGGCGACGAAGTTCGACTGGCGCGCCCAGGAAGCCCGGATGAACGCGTTCCCGCAGTACCTGACCGAGATCGACGGGCAGACCGTGCACTTCGTCCACGTGCCGTCGAAGGAGGAGAACGCGACCCCGCTGCTGCTTCTGCACACCTACCCGGGCTCGTTCGTCGACTACCTGGACATGATCGACCAGCTCACCGACCCGGTCGCGCACGGCGGCAGCCCCGACGACGCGTTCTCGGTCGTGGTCCCGTCGATCCCCGGTTTCGGCTACAGCACGCCGCTCGTCGGGCGCGGCTGGACCATGCGGCGAGCGGCCCAGACGGTCGACGGGCTGATGCGGCGGCTCGGGTACGAGTCGTACGGCGTGCACGGCAGCGACGCCGGCGCGATGATCTCTCGTGAACTCGGTCTCCTGCAGCCGGCGGGCTTCCTCGGTCTGCATGTGCTGCAGCTGTTCTCGTTCCCTTCCGGCGACCCGGCGGAGTTCGCGAAGCTCGAGCCGAAGGACTACGCCGCGCTCGAGCACCTCAAGTGGTTCCAGTCCGTCGGCGGCTACAACCAGATCAACGCGACCCGCCCGCAGACCGTGGCGGTGGCCATGGCCGACTCGCCGGTCGGGCAGCTGGCCTGGAGCGAACTGTTCAACAACTTCGGCAACGGCACCAGCCTGGTGACCCGCGAGCAGATCCTCACCCAGGTCTCGCTGTACTGGTTCACGAACACCCAGGCGACCGCCGGGCGCTACCACCTCGAGGAGGCCAGGGCGGCGCGCGAGCCCGAGGTGAACCCCTCGCGAACCGGCGTGGCGGTCTTCGCCGACGATTTCAAGACGATCCGCACGTTCGCCGAACGCGACAACTCCGCCATCGCGCACTGGTCGGAGTTCCCGGACGGCGGGCACTTCGCCGCGATGGAACGCCCCGACGTCCTCGTCGGTGACCTGCGGACGTTCTTCCGCGGCTGACCGCCCTCCCGCGCGAGTGCGAGTACGGGTACGTCGGACAGAGTCCGTCGGACACACTGCCGCGCCCACCCAGTCAGGACGGAAGACATCGCCCGAACCCGCGCCGCGACCTCGGGGGCCGGCGCTGGCCGGTCGGTGCCTCACCATCGGCACCGGCCGGGGGTACAACGCCTGCCTCAGCCGTTCGACCGGCTCCGGGGAGGGGGTGGCGATTAGCGGTACTCGTCCCGCGGGCCGGCCGGCTCCGCCGTCGAGCGTCGGGTTTGGCCGCGGCCAGCCGAGGCAGGTTCCCGGGTATGAGTCCCGACCTTTCGTCGCGTCCCCGGCCGGTCGTCGATCGGATGACGGACTGGCTCGAGCGACAGAGCCGGATCGATCCGTTGGCCGAGCGGGTCGGCGCGGCCGTCGCCGCCGTGCCGCTGCCGGCGTGGGCGCGGGACCTGCTGTCGGGCCGGCAGCTGGGCCATCCGCTGCATCCCGCGCTCGTGATCGCGCCGGCCGGGTTCCTCCTGAGCGCGACCACCCTCGACGTCGCGGGCGGCGGCGCCACCCGCGCCGCCGTCCGGCGGCTCGTCGGCCTCGGCCTGCTGTCGGCGACGCCAGCGGCGGTCGCCGGCTGGTCGGACTGGCTGGACACCGAGGGCGCCGAGAAGCGGGTCGGGCTGGTGCACGCGGCGGCGAACGTCGCCGGTCTCTGCGCCTACGCGATCGGTCTGCGCCGGCTGCGCGCCGATGCGAGCGCTCGGGGCTGGACGCTGGCCGGGGCGGGGGCGCTCGGCGCCGCCAGCTGGCTCGGCGGGCACCTCGCGTTCGCGCTGGGGGTCGGGGTCGACACGACCGCCTTCCAGGCCGGTCCCGAGGACTGGGCCGACGCGACGGCGGCCGTGGACGTCTCCGACGAGTTGGTCCAGGTGACGGTGGCCGGCGTACCGCTGCTGCTGACACGGCTCGACGACGGTCGGGTGGTGGCGCTGGCCGACCGCTGCACCCATCGCGGCGGTCCGCTGTCCGGCGGGGAGCGGGCCGGGGGCTGCGTGACCTGCCCGTGGCACGGCAGTCAGTTCGAGCTGGCCTCGGGCGAGGTGCGTCGAGGCCCCGCGACCCGGCCCGCGCCGGTCTACGAGACGCGCGAGGCCGGCGGCCGGATCGAGGTACGGCGACAGGAGCAGCGGGCACTGCGGCTCAACCCGGTCGGGGTCTAGTACCACCCGCGCCGGCGCCGCCCGCCTCGGCGCCGGCCGCGCCGGGAGACCGGGTCGGTCAGGAGGCGGGCTGGTCGCTGAGGGCACGCAGGTAGTCGGCGAAGCCGCCGCGGACCCGGGAGACGAGCCGGGCGCTCGTCGTGACCCGGACGGCGGTGGTGTGCGCGATCCGCAGGCCGCCGATGGCGGTCAGTCGGCGGGCCAGCTCGTGGTCCTCGCCGACGGCGAGGGCGGGCATTCCGCCGATCCGCAGGTAGGCGTCGGCACGCAGGCCCATGGTGGCGCCATGGACGTGGGTATGCGGCCCGGCGTGGCCGCGCGCGGTGTCGGCGTAGCCGGCGGCGAACCGGTCCGGCGTCATCGGCGGGCAACCGTTCCAGTCCTCGACGTCGACGACCCCGAAGGTGGCGTCTGCCCCACGGCCGGCGAGGCGGACCTGGGCGGCCAGCCAGTCCGGGGCCACCCGGCTGTCGGCGTCGGTGGTCGCGAGCCAGCGCCCGGACGCGGCGCCGTTCGGGGCCCCGGCGAGCAGGGCCGCGAACCCCGCGGCCCTCGCTCGACCGACGTTGCGGTCCCGCACGTCCAGCGTGCGCACGCCGCGAGCCCGGCACCGGGCCGCGGTGGCGTCCGCGCAGGCGTCGGTCACGACGAGGACGTCGACCGGTATGCCGGCCAGGTCGGGGTACGAGATGGCGACGGCCAGCGCGTCCAGGCAGCCGCCGATCAGGGCCTGCTCGTCATGGGCGGGGACGACGACGCCCATCCATTCGACGTCCGTGGTCACCGCAGGCCCGTCCGGGTCGCCACAGAGCGCGGGTCGGTGGACCACACGTCGGCGACGAGGTCGTCGTCCCGGTGGTGGGCGAGGTGGGTGAGCCCGGCCGTCCGGGCCGCGGTGGCGAGCAGGTCGTGGACCTCGTCGCCGCCCAGCGGGTAGTCGCCGACGTCGGGCCGCCAGTGGACGGCGAGCAGCGTGCCGGCGGCGCCGGCGGCGCGGCGGGCGAGCTCGGCCGCGTCGGGGCGGTCCAGGTAGTAGCCCAGTTCTGACAGGACGACCAGGTCGTGGCGGCCGGGCGGCCAGTCGTCGGGCAGCGCCGCGACCCGGACGTCGACGTGCGGCAGGCCCCGGGTCCGGTCGCGGGCCGCCGCCACGGCGGCCGGGGCGATGTCGGTGGCCAGGAGCCGGTCGCAGCACCCGGCCAGCTCGACGGTCAGCAGGCCGATGGAGCAGCCGGGCTCGTAGGCGGTCCGGTACCGGGCGTCGGGCAGCAGCGCCATCGTCAGCGCGCGTTTGCGCCGCTCGTACCAGCGGTCGCGGAAGCCCCAGGGATCGTCCGACGCGGCGTAGAGCCGGTCGAAGTAGGAGCCGGGAACGGTCATCGGGGCTCCCTCAGCAGCACCTCGTCGCAGCGCAGCAGCCGGGCCAGGGTGGCCGGCGCCAGGATCGGCCTGTCGCCTTCGAGCTGGGACACGAAGGCCCGGGTCGCCGCGCGCTTCGCCGCGGCCGCCGTCGCGCCCAGCGGGACTCGCAGCGCGCGTTCCCACGGCACGTCGGCCGGGCTGGCCCAGTGCCAGGCCCAGATCAGGTAGGACCGCAGCCGGTCGGGCGGGACCAGGGCGGTGGCCGCCGTGCCGCAGGCGTCGTGGTCGGGGTGGCCGTCGCGCCGCCACGGCGCCAGCACGAGGTCGGCCGCGGTGACCAGCGGCCGGAGCCGGGCCGCCACCGCGGTGGCGCTCACCCCGCCGTCCGGGAGGCCCAGCCGGTGCACCTCGGTGCCGGCGAGGCCGAGCCGGCGCAGCGCCTCGGCCCGTTCGGCCACCCGGATCCGTCGCAGCTCGTCGGCCCGGCCGGGATGGCTCGCCTCGCCGTCGGTCACCGCGACGACGACGACGGGCACCGCGAGCGCGGCCAGCAGGGCGAGCGTTCCGCCGACGCCGAGCGTCTCGTCGTCCGGGTGTGGGGCGACGACCACGACCCGGCCCGGGGGCGCGGGGCGCAACGACGCCGGGGCGACGGTCGGGAGGCGGCCGGGCAGGCCGGCGTCGGCCCAGGTCGCCTCGGAGGTGCCCGGCCCGTTCAGGTCCTGGACGACGTGGCTGTGCGGCAGGCTGGCGGTCACAGCGACCAGTCGCCGGGAAGGGTGGCCACGTCGGCGCCGAGCGCGGCCAGGTCGCGTTCGGCGTGGTCCTGGCGGATGTAGACCTCCAGGTCGGCCACCCGGCGGGCATGCTCGGGGTCGCCGACCAAGGGCGCGGGTCCCAGTGCCCGGCCCACCCGGACGATCACGTCGCTCGCCGCCTGGGCCACCGTGGCGCGGACCCGGCGGGCGAGCCGGGCCCGGTCGGTGGCGCCGGCGGCGTCGAGCCGGTCGGGTGCGGGCCCGTCGGCGTGGAGACCGTTGGCGTGCGGCCCGCCGGCGTCGAGGACGTCGGTGTCGAGCCGGTCGGCGGCCGTCCGCAGCACGTCGGCGCAGGCGCCGAGCGCGACCTCGACCGCGCCGAGATGGGCCGCGGCGTGCGGGTCGTCCCGGCCGGCGGCCACCGCCGAACGCAGCGGGCCGGCCACGGCCACCGCGCCGCCGTACCAGCAGGCGGCGACCCCGATGCCGCCGGCCCAGAAGCCGGGCCGGCGCAGGTAGTCGCCGCACCCTCCGACGGGATGGGCGGGCGTTCCGGCGAAGGTGACCGCGCGGGTGTCGGCACCCTTCATCCCCGCCGCCGCCCAGGCGTCCGGCCCAGCCGTCACCCCCGGTGCGTCGAGCGCGACGGCGAAGAGCCGGCGACCGTCGTCGGTCGCTCGGGCCGTGACCAGGGCGTGGGTGAGCAGCGTCGCGCCGGAGCACCACCGCTTCGTCCCGTCCAGCACCCACCCACCGTCCGGGTTCGGCCGCGCGGCCAGCGGCTGGCCCGGCCCCTCGGCCGCCCACACCCCCCAGCGCGAGCCGACCGGGACCGGACCGACGCCGAGCTCGGCCAGGATGGCCACCGCGTCCGCGTGCGCCTCGACCAGCCGGGCGAGCACCAGGTCGCGTTCGGCCAGCGCGGCCAGCGCCGACCAGCGGGCTCGGGTCCGCCCGGCGCGGGGCAGCGGCCACAGGTTCGCGTCGGCGCAGGCTGCGGCCAGCTCCGCCGGCACCGGCGCGATCGCGGGTGCCGGCACGGGTACGACCACGGCCGCCGCCTCAGGCCGCTTGCGCGGACGGGGTGAGGACGCGCGGCGACGTCGACGGGGCGGCGGCGAAGAAGGCGAGCAGACCGTCGGGATCGGGCCCCGCGCTCACCAGGACCTCCCGCCTGATGATCTTGGCTGGGCCGAAGGTGTCGGTCGCCAGCCTGTACCCGACCTTCACAGCGGTCCTCCTTCGTCGGCTGGGCTTCGTCGTTCCCGCCGATCGCCTTCCCCAGCTGGCCGCCGGCGAATCCGGGAGCCCGCGTTTCGGCCCGACCCGCCCGGCCGAGGCTCGGGGCGGTGGCCCGCATGGGCGAGCCCGTACGGGGGTACCGAGGCGGACGTGGGTGATTCGGTCGCGGTATTGCTCGACATCGACGGGACGCTCGTCGACACGAACTACTTCCATGCCCTCGCCTGGTATCGGGCGTTCCGGCAGGAGGGGCATCCGGTGACGGTCACCGACCTGCACCGCCGGATCGGCATGGGTTCCGACCAGATGCTCGACGCGATGCTGCCCCATCGCGTCCGTGACCGCGACGATGTGCTGCAAGCGGCCCACACCGAGCACTACGCGGCCTTCTTCGGCCTGATGCGGCCGCTGCCGGGTGCCCGCGACCTGCTGCGACAACTGCGCCGCCGCGGTGCCCGGGTGGTGCTGGCCACCTCGGCGCCTCCCCGATCGGCCGGCTCCTACGCCAAGCAGGCTGACCGCGTGATGTCAGTCCGCGTGATGTCCGTCCGTTCGTGATCAGGGTGGTGCCGTGGCGAGCCTGTACATCGGGACGTCGGGCTGGAGCTACGACCACTGGGAGGGCGTGCTCTACCCGCCCGGAACGCCCACTCGGGACCGGCTGGCGATCTATGCCCGCCATTTCGACACCGTCGAGCTGAACGCCAGCTTCTACCGGTGGCCGACGGACGCCAGCTTCGCCTCCTGGCGCCGGCGACTGCCCACCGGTTTCGCCATGTCGGTGAAAGCGCCACGCGGGCTTACCCACGCGAAGCGCCTTTACGGCCCGGAGGCCTGGACCGAGCGGATCGCCCGCGGCTGGCATGAGCTGGGCGAGCGCCGGGCGGTGGTCCTGACCCAGTTGGACGTCCGCCAGAGCAGGGACGACGCCCGCCTGGAGTATTTCCTCGCAGGTGTTCCGTCGTGGCTGCGGATGGCCGTGGAACTACGCCACGAGAGCTGGCAGACCGAACCCGTCTACCGGTTGCTCGAACGTCATCAGGCGGCCTACTGCGTCATGAGCGGCGCCAACCTGCCGTGCGTCCTACGAGCCACGGCGTCGTTCGTCTACGTCCGACTACACGGACCCGACCACGGCGCTCTCTACTCCGGTTCGTACAGCGACGACGACCTGCGGTGGTGGAGCGACCGGCTCCTCGAATGGCACCGAAGCGGCCTCGACGTCTACGCCTACTTCAACAACGACGGCCACGGTCACGCCGTCCGCAACGCCCTGACCCTGCGCCAGCTCTGCGCCAGCCGCCTGGAGTCCCCCTGAGCCCGGACGCCGACGCGTTGATCATCGCCGGCCCGGCGGCCAGCTCGGCCCGGACGCCGCGAACCGGTGGTGTTGCGCGGCCGGACTGGGGAAATGGTCAACGCAGAACGATCGCCAGCGGACGACGAGGAGGCCCGCATGTCTGTCACGACCTTCCACGACCTTCCCCTTGCCGACCGGAAGCGTGCCTGGAACGGCGCCGCGGCCGAGAAGCGGGTCCGGCGGTGGGCGCAGGCCCAGGACGCCCCGAACGGCAAGTACCGCGAGGCACACGTCTGGTACGACCGGGACAAGAAAGACGAGTTCACCGGCTACAAGCTGCTCATCGCCGACGTGATCGACGGCGAACTGACAGTCGTTCCGCGGGGGGTGATGGCCGCGGCGGCGGTCATGCAGGGCTCGCGCGGCGGCGTCGACCTCCCCGACACCGACATCACCCGAGTCAAGAACCACCTGGCCAAGTACTACAAGAAGATGGGCGACGAGGCTCCCTGGGAATGATCGACCAGTCCTCCAGGTAGATCGACCAGCCCTCCAGGTAACAGGCCGTAGGCCGATGTCGACCGGCTCGTGGTCATGGATGGCGTGCCCATCAGCGAGGCGCTCGCCCGGTGCGACGCGACGTTCGCGCGCCGCTGGTACCACTGGGTTCTTCCTCGCCCAGCCCGACAAGCCGGAACGAGCCATCCTGGCCGACCCCGACACCTGGTACACCAGCGACCCGGAGGCCATGGGCCGGGCGAACCATCGGGAGTTCCACACCGCGAGCCACGACCCGGCGACCGTTCGGGCGATGGTGGAGGACTACCGGGCCGGCCTCGGAGTCGACCGGGAACACGAGGAGGCCGACCGGAGTGCCGGCCGCACCGTCCAATGCCCAACTTTGCTGCTGTGGTCGACCCGCGATGATCTGGAAGAACTTTATGGTGACCCTGTCGCGATCTGGCGGCCGTGGGCAACGACCCTCCGTGGCCTGCCCATCGACTCGGGCCACCACATGGCGGAGGAGAACCCGGCGGCGGTCGTCGACGCCCTGGGTGGTTTCCTCGCCTGATCGCGACCCGCGCGGCGAGCATCCTGAGCGGCCCCACAGGCGCCGGAAATGGGCGATTAAGTGTGGCGATCTAGTCAACAGGGTAGATGAGAGGCAGGTTGCCGGATCGTCCCGCGGCCCAGGACAAGGGAGTTCCGGTATGAGCCTCGTGGACAGTCTGCTGCTTGGTATCGACGAAGGAGACCGGCGGCATCTGCTCGGGCTGATCGCGGAAAACATCAATGCCGATCTCGACGCCGTCGCCGCGGGCGCCGCCCCGCAGCGTTCGCACGATCTCGGCAGCCAGCCCCGCCGTTCACGTCCACGCCGCGCGAAGCGGGTCGAGACGACGGCGACCGCCTGACTCTGATCTTTGGGATCCGATCCAGAGATCCAGAGGCGAATCTCGTCTGCCTGTTCAGGCTTTGCCGCTCAGGACGCAGAACTCGTTGCCAGCCGGGTCCGCGAGCACCACCCACGACTCCTCGCCCGTCTGCCCGACGTCCGCTCGGGTGGCGCCGAGCGCCACCAGCCGCTCGACCTCGGCCTGCTGTTCGTCGGGCGAGGACGGCGTCAGGTCAAGGTGCAGCCGGTTCTTGACCGTCTTGGCCTCGGGCACCGGGACGAACAGCAGCTTCACCGAGCTGTCCGGCGAGACGACGATCCACTCGCCGTCGTCCTGGTCGGCCTCCGCGCGGACGCCGAAGACGTCGGCCCAGAACCGGGCGACCTGGACCGGGTCGACGCAGTCGACCACAAGCCACTTCCAGCTGAGCGCCACGGTGAACCTCCTCGCTGCCGCCTGGTCCGGCGGATCGACGGGCGGTGGATGCATCGACGCGCGTTGGATACCCGTGCCGATGCCAGGAACACGGGGTGATGACCGGATTTAGGACCCCCCGAGCAGGCAGCCTGGGGATCATGACTACAGCACCGGCGGAGTAGATCCTTCACGTCCCGCCGCTTCGCCGACCCCCGCTTCGACGACGCTCCGCTCGAAGCGTCGGGGTGGACGTGTCATCCGGCGAAGGGCGTGTCATTCGGCGTGGATCATGTCGAGGAACACCGCGGCGGTGGGCGCGAAGTCGGGCGCGCCGTGGCCACCGCCGTCGACGGGCGAGTAGTACTCGTAGGGCTTTCCGGAGCGGGTGACCAGCTCGATGGTCTCCTCCCGCAGCCGCCGCGCCTCGGCGACCCGGCCCGCCCTGGTCAGCCCGTCGACGAGCAGCCAGTTCACCATGGGCCACACCGGTCCCCGCCAGTACCGGCCCGGGTCGAAGGCGGGAGCGTCGAAGGCCAGGCTGGCCGGGCCGTACCGCCCGGTCCAGCGGGGGCCGAAGAGCTGCCCGGCGAGGCGGGCGGCCTCCTCGGGCGGCAGCCCGCCGGCGTAAAGGGCGAGGAAACCCGCCACCGTGTCGTCCGGCAGCGACCGCCCGGTGCGGGCGTCCTGGTGCCGTGGGAACCCGTCGACCAGCATGTTCCTGAACGCGTCCCGGGTGGTGCGCATCGCCCGGCGAAGCGTCGGGGGAAGCTCCTGCCCGGTGTCGGCCGCGACCATCTCGAGCTGGCGGTTGGCCCGCACCAGCACCGCGTTGAACCCCACATCTCGGATCAGCGGCAGGCCAGCCGTCCGGAGCTCGTCGAACTGGTATCGCGCCGCCCGCAGCCGGCCGGTGAGCTCGTAGAGGGTGAACAGCTCGTCCGCCGCGATCCGTTCTCCGGCGGGTACCGCCTTGTTGTCGCGGCGAAGGCCGTCGAGCACGTCGGCCGCTCCCGCGTTCTTGGCGGCGCGCACCCTCGCGGGCATGAGGTGCCGGACGGCGTCCGACCACGGTGGTGTGTCATCCATGCCTGACTCCCACGGATGCACGACCGCGATCAGGCCGGTGTTCTCGGGGTCGCGTTCCCGGTAGAGCCACTCGTGATAGGCGATCAGACCAGGCAGCACCTGCCGGTAGAAGGCGAGCCGCGGCCGCGCCGGCATGGCCTCGCCGACGCGGGCGACCGCCTCCGCCACCAGCGGCGGCTGGGTGACCCCACTGGTCTCCGTCACCGGCGGCGCCTCGACCACGCTCCGCACCCGCCACAGCCCCGGGTCCGCGTGGTACGGCTCACCTCCGGCCGGGCAGAACCTGATGTGCGGCAACATCCCACTCGGCCACTGCCCGGCGAACAGCGACCTCACCTCGTCGGCGGCCCGGTCCACGTCCACATGGCGCAGGCCGATGGCGACAAAACAGCTGTCCCACAGCCACTGATGTGGATACAGCCGCCCCGACGGCCGAGTGAACTTCCCGCCGTCGTTGGAACGCAGCACCTCGAGGGCACAGGCTCGCGCGGCTTCGACACCGGCGCCCCCGGGCGTGTCCGTCCCGGCGAGACCGCTGGATGCGTCGGGCTCGGTGACCGGACCGGCCCGCCGAGGAGCAGGGGGTTTGACGCTGTTCGGCTCCGCGGGGCGCTCGGCCGGCACCGCGCTCGTCCTTCTCACCGGCAGCGGTCCGGTGCCCGGCGCGGACGCGTCCTCGAGTGTCGTCACGGTGCCGTTCCTTTCGCCGATTCGCCCCACCTAGGTGGTTCGTCCCCGAAAGGCCGCTACACACACCCCACACGGCCAGGACCGACTCACCGCGCCGCCTTTTCAGCCGCCGGGCCCTTCATTGCCATAAGCACCGACCAAAAGTCCGTGACGCCCAGCCATGGGTGCTCCCGGCGCGCGACCAGCCATGCACCCTGCTTTCAACCGGGTCGGGCATCCATACTTCGGACCTGGCTGGGCCGGGCCGGTCCGGCCGGCTCCGCTGGTTTGAAGC
Above is a window of Pseudofrankia saprophytica DNA encoding:
- a CDS encoding epoxide hydrolase family protein — encoded protein: MTKTTNDIRPFRVEVSQADLEDLGERLARTRLPRPAPTDDWEYGVPNSYLAETVEYWATKFDWRAQEARMNAFPQYLTEIDGQTVHFVHVPSKEENATPLLLLHTYPGSFVDYLDMIDQLTDPVAHGGSPDDAFSVVVPSIPGFGYSTPLVGRGWTMRRAAQTVDGLMRRLGYESYGVHGSDAGAMISRELGLLQPAGFLGLHVLQLFSFPSGDPAEFAKLEPKDYAALEHLKWFQSVGGYNQINATRPQTVAVAMADSPVGQLAWSELFNNFGNGTSLVTREQILTQVSLYWFTNTQATAGRYHLEEARAAREPEVNPSRTGVAVFADDFKTIRTFAERDNSAIAHWSEFPDGGHFAAMERPDVLVGDLRTFFRG
- a CDS encoding Rieske (2Fe-2S) protein, whose product is MSPDLSSRPRPVVDRMTDWLERQSRIDPLAERVGAAVAAVPLPAWARDLLSGRQLGHPLHPALVIAPAGFLLSATTLDVAGGGATRAAVRRLVGLGLLSATPAAVAGWSDWLDTEGAEKRVGLVHAAANVAGLCAYAIGLRRLRADASARGWTLAGAGALGAASWLGGHLAFALGVGVDTTAFQAGPEDWADATAAVDVSDELVQVTVAGVPLLLTRLDDGRVVALADRCTHRGGPLSGGERAGGCVTCPWHGSQFELASGEVRRGPATRPAPVYETREAGGRIEVRRQEQRALRLNPVGV
- a CDS encoding glycosyltransferase codes for the protein MTTDVEWMGVVVPAHDEQALIGGCLDALAVAISYPDLAGIPVDVLVVTDACADATAARCRARGVRTLDVRDRNVGRARAAGFAALLAGAPNGAASGRWLATTDADSRVAPDWLAAQVRLAGRGADATFGVVDVEDWNGCPPMTPDRFAAGYADTARGHAGPHTHVHGATMGLRADAYLRIGGMPALAVGEDHELARRLTAIGGLRIAHTTAVRVTTSARLVSRVRGGFADYLRALSDQPAS
- a CDS encoding SAM-dependent methyltransferase, giving the protein MTVPGSYFDRLYAASDDPWGFRDRWYERRKRALTMALLPDARYRTAYEPGCSIGLLTVELAGCCDRLLATDIAPAAVAAARDRTRGLPHVDVRVAALPDDWPPGRHDLVVLSELGYYLDRPDAAELARRAAGAAGTLLAVHWRPDVGDYPLGGDEVHDLLATAARTAGLTHLAHHRDDDLVADVWSTDPRSVATRTGLR
- a CDS encoding PIG-L deacetylase family protein translates to MTASLPHSHVVQDLNGPGTSEATWADAGLPGRLPTVAPASLRPAPPGRVVVVAPHPDDETLGVGGTLALLAALAVPVVVVAVTDGEASHPGRADELRRIRVAERAEALRRLGLAGTEVHRLGLPDGGVSATAVAARLRPLVTAADLVLAPWRRDGHPDHDACGTAATALVPPDRLRSYLIWAWHWASPADVPWERALRVPLGATAAAAKRAATRAFVSQLEGDRPILAPATLARLLRCDEVLLREPR
- a CDS encoding acyl-CoA dehydrogenase family protein; the protein is MVVPVPAPAIAPVPAELAAACADANLWPLPRAGRTRARWSALAALAERDLVLARLVEAHADAVAILAELGVGPVPVGSRWGVWAAEGPGQPLAARPNPDGGWVLDGTKRWCSGATLLTHALVTARATDDGRRLFAVALDAPGVTAGPDAWAAAGMKGADTRAVTFAGTPAHPVGGCGDYLRRPGFWAGGIGVAACWYGGAVAVAGPLRSAVAAGRDDPHAAAHLGAVEVALGACADVLRTAADRLDTDVLDAGGPHANGLHADGPAPDRLDAAGATDRARLARRVRATVAQAASDVIVRVGRALGPAPLVGDPEHARRVADLEVYIRQDHAERDLAALGADVATLPGDWSL
- a CDS encoding HAD family hydrolase, with the translated sequence MGDSVAVLLDIDGTLVDTNYFHALAWYRAFRQEGHPVTVTDLHRRIGMGSDQMLDAMLPHRVRDRDDVLQAAHTEHYAAFFGLMRPLPGARDLLRQLRRRGARVVLATSAPPRSAGSYAKQADRVMSVRVMSVRS
- a CDS encoding DUF72 domain-containing protein — encoded protein: MASLYIGTSGWSYDHWEGVLYPPGTPTRDRLAIYARHFDTVELNASFYRWPTDASFASWRRRLPTGFAMSVKAPRGLTHAKRLYGPEAWTERIARGWHELGERRAVVLTQLDVRQSRDDARLEYFLAGVPSWLRMAVELRHESWQTEPVYRLLERHQAAYCVMSGANLPCVLRATASFVYVRLHGPDHGALYSGSYSDDDLRWWSDRLLEWHRSGLDVYAYFNNDGHGHAVRNALTLRQLCASRLESP
- a CDS encoding VOC family protein; protein product: MALSWKWLVVDCVDPVQVARFWADVFGVRAEADQDDGEWIVVSPDSSVKLLFVPVPEAKTVKNRLHLDLTPSSPDEQQAEVERLVALGATRADVGQTGEESWVVLADPAGNEFCVLSGKA
- a CDS encoding amylo-alpha-1,6-glucosidase: MTTLEDASAPGTGPLPVRRTSAVPAERPAEPNSVKPPAPRRAGPVTEPDASSGLAGTDTPGGAGVEAARACALEVLRSNDGGKFTRPSGRLYPHQWLWDSCFVAIGLRHVDVDRAADEVRSLFAGQWPSGMLPHIRFCPAGGEPYHADPGLWRVRSVVEAPPVTETSGVTQPPLVAEAVARVGEAMPARPRLAFYRQVLPGLIAYHEWLYRERDPENTGLIAVVHPWESGMDDTPPWSDAVRHLMPARVRAAKNAGAADVLDGLRRDNKAVPAGERIAADELFTLYELTGRLRAARYQFDELRTAGLPLIRDVGFNAVLVRANRQLEMVAADTGQELPPTLRRAMRTTRDAFRNMLVDGFPRHQDARTGRSLPDDTVAGFLALYAGGLPPEEAARLAGQLFGPRWTGRYGPASLAFDAPAFDPGRYWRGPVWPMVNWLLVDGLTRAGRVAEARRLREETIELVTRSGKPYEYYSPVDGGGHGAPDFAPTAAVFLDMIHAE